The following nucleotide sequence is from Streptomyces pactum.
AGCCCCTCCACCGGGATCACCTTCACCATCATCGAGCCGGACCCGTCCAGGAAGCCCGGCCAGATCGACGAGTTCCTTCACCGCAACGGCGGCGCGGGCGTGCAGCACCTGGCGTTCCTGGTGGACCAGATCATCCCGGCCGTGCTCGACTACGAGGCCCGCGGCGTGGAGTTCCTGCAGACCCCGGGCACGTACTACGACGCCCTCGCCGAGCGGATCACCGACCTCGACGAGGCCATCGCCGACCTGCGCAAGACCAATGTGCTCGCCGACCGGGACGAGTGGGGCTACCTGCTCCAGCTCTTCACCCGCTCGCCCTTCGAGCGGCGCACCCTGTTCTTCGAGCTGATCCAGCGGCACGGCGCCCACAGCTTCGGCAGCGCCAACATCCGGGCGCTGTACGAAGCGGTGGAGCGCGCCCGGACGGACGCCCCGTGACCGGGCCCGGTTCCGCCGCCGGTCCGCTCCGGCCGGTGTCCCTGGAGGAGTACGCCGAGGCGGCGCGGGCGCGCGTCGAGCCGGCGGTGTGGGACTTCATCGAGGGCGGCGCCGGTCAGGAGCGTACGCTCACGGCCAACCGGCTCGCCTTCGACCAGGTGCGGCTGCGCACCCGGGTGCTCACCGGCTGCGGCGAACCCGACCTGGCCACCACCGTGCTGGGACGCACCTGGGCGGCCCCGGTCGCGGTGGCCCCGGTCGCGTACCACACGCTGGTGCACCCGGACGGCGAGACGGCCACCGCGCGGGCCGCGGGCGCGGCGGGCCTGCCCCTGGTGGTGAGCACCTTCGCCGGGCGGACCTTCGAGGACATCGCCGCCGCCGCGTCGTCACCGCTGTGGCTCCAGGTCTACTGCTTCCGCGACCGGGAGACCACCCGGCGGGTGGTGGAACGGGCCGAGCGGGCCGGCTTCGAGGCGCTGGTGCTCACGGTGGACACCCCGCGCCTGGGCCGCCGGCTGCGCGACCTGCGCAACGGCTTCCGGCTGCCGGACCACGTCCGGCCCGCCAACCTGCCGGCGGAGCACGCGGACGCCTCCCCCGCCGACCACGGCCGGACCCACCTCGATCCGGGCCTGGACTGGTCGGTGATCTCCTGGCTGCGCTCGATCAGCCACCTCCCGGTGCTGGTCAAGGGCGTGATGACGGCCGAGGACGCCGACGCCGCGGTGGCGGCCGGGGTGGACGGCGTGGTGGTCTCCAACCACGGCGGCCGGCAACTGGACGGTGTCCCGGCGTCCCTGGACGTCCTGCCCGAGGTCGCCGCGGCGGTACGCGGCCGGACCGCGCTGCTGCTCGACGGGGGCGTGCGCCGGGGCGGTGACGTCCTGGCCGCACTCGCCCTGGGCGCCGACGCGGTGCTGCTGGGCCGCCCGGTGCTGCACGGGCTGGCGGTGGCGGGCGACGAGGGCGTGGCCGGCGTGCTGGACCTGGTGACCGAGGAGCTGGCGGACGCGATGGCGCTGACCGGCACCCCCTCGGTCGCCGCGGCCGGCGCCGCGCTGCCGGCCGCCCCGGCGGGCACGGTCGCGTCCGCCGCCGCGCCCGCGCACCTCACGGCGCCGGCGCCGGCCCCCGTACCGGCCCCCGTACCGGCGGCGGTCCCGGGGGCGGCCGTGCTGCGCAAGGAGGAGCTGCACGGCAGCGTGTCCGACCCCCTGCTGGACACCATGAACTTCCTCAACGAGATCACCGGCCGCTTCCCCGGTGCCGTCTCGTTCGCGCCCGGCCGGCCGTACGAGGGCCTCTTCGACACCGAGGAGATCTTCGGCCACCTGCGCCGGTACGTGGACCACCTCGCCGCCCGGGGCGCCTCGCCCGGCGAGATCCGCACCACGATGTACCAGTACGGCCCGACGGCCGGGCAGATCCGGGAGCTGATCGCCGACTCGCTGCGGGCGGACGAGGGCATCGACGTACCGCCGGAGTCGATCGTGGTGACGGTCGGCGCCCAGGAGGCCATGCTGCTCACGCTGCGGGCGCTCTTCGCGGACCCGCGGGACGTGCTGCTGGTCGTCAGCCCGTGCTACGTGGGCATCACCGGTGCGGCGCGCCTGCTCGACCTGCGGGTGCGGTCGGTGGAGGAGCGCGAGGCCGGCCTGGACCCGGCCGACGTGGCGGCGGCGGTGCGCGCCGAACGGGCCGCGGGACGGCGGCCGCGGGCGCTGTACGTGGTGCCGGACCACTCCAACCCGTCCGGCAGCACCATGACCCGGCGGGCCCGCGAGGAGCTGCTGGACCTCGCCGCGCGGCACGACCTGCTCATCATCGAGGACAGCCCCTACCGGCTGGTCAGCCCCGGGCCGCAGGAGCCCACCCTGAAGTCGCTCGACCGGGAACGGCGGGTGGTGCACCTGGGCTCGTTCGCCAAGTCGGTGTTCCCCGGGGCCCGGGTCGGCTTCGCGGTCGCCGACCAGCCGGTGCGGGACGCCACGGGGTCCGGGAGCCTGCTCGCCGACGAACTGGCCAAGATCAAGAGCATGGTGACGGTGAACACCCCGGCGCTGAGCCAGGCGGCCGTGGCCGGGGCGCTGCTCGCCTCCGGCGGCCGGCTCACCGAGCTGAACGCCCTCCCGGCCAAGCACTACGGCGAGGCGCTGCGCGAGACGCTGGACCAGCTCGACCGTCGGCTGCCGGAGGACCGGCGGCGGGCGCTGGGGGTGGACTGGAACCGGCCGAGCGGGGGGTTCTTCCTCACCGTGCGGGTGCCGTTCCCGGCCGGCAACGACGCGCTGCTGCGTTCGGCCCGGAACCACGGGGTGATCTGGACGCCGATGTCCTACTTCCACCCCGAGGAGGGCGGCGACCGGTCGTTGCGGCTGTCCTTCAGCTACCTGGGCCAGGAGGAGATCCGGGAGGGCATCGCCCGGTTCGCCGCCTTCGTCGAGGCGGAGGCCGCGCGGGCGGCCGGCGGGACCACCGAGGCGGGGGGTGCCGCATGAGGACCGCCGCCGTCGTCGGAACCGGGCTGATCGGCACCTCCATCGCCCTCGCGCTGACCCGGCGCGGCGTCGCGGTCCACCTCGACGACGCGGACACCACCGCGGCCCGGACCGCCGAGGCCCTGGGCGCCGGTTCGCTCCGGCCGCCCGCCGAGCCGGTGGAGCTGGCGGTGCTGGCGGTCCCGCCGGCCCACATCGGCACGGTCCTGGCCCGCTGCCAGCGGGAGGGGCTGGCCCACGCCTACACCGATGTGGCCAGCGTCAAGTCCCGGCCGTACGAGGAGGTGACGGCCGCCGGCGGGGACCCGGCCAGCTATCTCGGCGGGCACCCACTGGCCGGCAGCGAACGCTCCGGGCCGCTGGCGGCGCGCGCCGACCTCTTCGAGGGGCGGCCGTGGGTGCTGACGCCCTCACCGCGCACCCACCGCGCGGCGCTCAACCGGGGCCTGGAGCTGGTGTCGCTGTGCGGCG
It contains:
- a CDS encoding aminotransferase class I/II-fold pyridoxal phosphate-dependent enzyme codes for the protein MSLEEYAEAARARVEPAVWDFIEGGAGQERTLTANRLAFDQVRLRTRVLTGCGEPDLATTVLGRTWAAPVAVAPVAYHTLVHPDGETATARAAGAAGLPLVVSTFAGRTFEDIAAAASSPLWLQVYCFRDRETTRRVVERAERAGFEALVLTVDTPRLGRRLRDLRNGFRLPDHVRPANLPAEHADASPADHGRTHLDPGLDWSVISWLRSISHLPVLVKGVMTAEDADAAVAAGVDGVVVSNHGGRQLDGVPASLDVLPEVAAAVRGRTALLLDGGVRRGGDVLAALALGADAVLLGRPVLHGLAVAGDEGVAGVLDLVTEELADAMALTGTPSVAAAGAALPAAPAGTVASAAAPAHLTAPAPAPVPAPVPAAVPGAAVLRKEELHGSVSDPLLDTMNFLNEITGRFPGAVSFAPGRPYEGLFDTEEIFGHLRRYVDHLAARGASPGEIRTTMYQYGPTAGQIRELIADSLRADEGIDVPPESIVVTVGAQEAMLLTLRALFADPRDVLLVVSPCYVGITGAARLLDLRVRSVEEREAGLDPADVAAAVRAERAAGRRPRALYVVPDHSNPSGSTMTRRAREELLDLAARHDLLIIEDSPYRLVSPGPQEPTLKSLDRERRVVHLGSFAKSVFPGARVGFAVADQPVRDATGSGSLLADELAKIKSMVTVNTPALSQAAVAGALLASGGRLTELNALPAKHYGEALRETLDQLDRRLPEDRRRALGVDWNRPSGGFFLTVRVPFPAGNDALLRSARNHGVIWTPMSYFHPEEGGDRSLRLSFSYLGQEEIREGIARFAAFVEAEAARAAGGTTEAGGAA